Proteins encoded together in one Canis lupus dingo isolate Sandy chromosome 34, ASM325472v2, whole genome shotgun sequence window:
- the LOC112646012 gene encoding transcription elongation factor A protein-like 8: MKKSCEENEGKAQNMPKTEADRPSEDVPQEGEGNLQPSEEGVSQEAGGNLRGGLTQLGLGFKEDFPVGHLDPEEMIRRVDELERLREEIRRVRNEFMMMHWKQRHSRSHP; encoded by the coding sequence atgaAAAAGTCttgtgaagaaaatgaaggaaaagcacAGAACATGCCAAAGACCGAGGCAGACCGCCCTTCAGAAGATGTAccacaggagggagaaggaaatctTCAACCTTCTGAAGAAGGTGTAAGCCAAGAAGCAGGAGGAAATCTTAGAGGAGGGCTGACCCAGCTTGGCCTGGGGTTTAAAGAGGACTTTCCTGTGGGGCATTTGGATCCTGAAGAAATGATAAGAAGAGTAGATGAGTTGGAAAGGCTTAGGGAAGAGATAAGAAGAGTAAGAAACGAGTTTATGATGATGCATTGGAAGCAAAGACATTCACGTAGCCATCCTTAA